CAAACATGTGCTTGGTGTAGGCGTTGTTCACCGCCACCACAGGGTATTTGAGAACCCCTTCCTTCTCCATGGCAATCAACCTGTTAACACCGGTCGTCGTCTCCTCCGTGCCCCCCACTATTCTCTCGGCTAGACCAGGATACTCTGAGTGTAGGAGGGCGTGAAGGTCTGCTCCATCATCAAGCACTATATCTGGCTGACTCTCAGCAATCTTTCTCAAACACCAATAGTATTCTTCAGGTGTCTGACCCCTCCAAGCGTAAACCCTTATCCCGTACTCAACAAGTGAGGCAGCCACATCATCCTGTGTTGACAGCGGGTTACTTCCAGCGAGCAATACTTCATCCGCGCCCGCGTCCTTGAAAGCCTTTATCAGGACAGCCGTCTCCTTAGTAACATGTAGGACGGCGCCAATCCTGAGGTTTCTGAAAGGTTTTTCGTCACGGTATTTTCTACGCAGGAGCATTAGAACAGGCATGTGTCGCTCTGCCCACTCAATCTTGAGGCCTCCTTCGTGCGCAAGGCTTAAATCCCTAACTTTATAGTCCAAGCTTACCACCATCCTGAGATAGTATTAACTCTTAACCCAAGTAATAAACTGGTTAAAGAAAAGGAGGTTTTAGATCCCGAAGAGTCGGAAGCCGAGAATGATTAGGAAACTGACCAGCGGGACTGTTATATTATCGTCAATCTTACTGTGTATCTCGAAATGTTCAACAATACTTGCCACTAGCCCTGCGAAAGCCCCGGGGAGGCCTAGGATTATCTGCCCGACAGGAACTGTAACTATGGCCATTGCAAGATTGCCGAACCATGACTTATTCCTCTTGTTATACAAAGCATTCCTCACGATCCCTGTTATCCCATCCCCGAAGGACATGAACGCTACCGGGACGACGCCGTAAACCCAGTCCTTGAAAACCACCCATGAAGTAATCATCACGGCACCCCACATTATTACGAAGTTTACCTCGTTAATGTTGTCGGGGTCTTGGAACCAGTAGAGGAGTTTACCGGTTTTATGTGGAATATAGGTTGCTAGGAATAGGAGGATTAGCATTGGAATAATCGTTAAAGGCGTAGTGTAACCTAGGAGGGGAATCATTATTGACACAACACCGCCGGCTAGGATGTGAATGATCTTTCTATTATAATATACGGCCTTAATATGTGTGGTTCCCTTCTTAACCATTACGTTGTAGGTGAATTTTGTAAGAGGGATCACGACGATCAACACCCAGATGAATAAAATAGCAGTATAGATTGACTCCTTGATCAATACTTCAGTTGATAATCCCTCTAACATAGGTCAACCTCTTAAGCATTCGTTAAAATTATTGTTTAGAAGTAAGTAAAATACTTATCTTTATGTATTTTGCTGAGGATTCACGGAGTACTAGTGTTTCCCTAGGTAGTCGAACAAGCTTTTCCTGCCCGCTGTAGAAGTAATCTTTCTTAAGTCATTCTCCGTGATGCCAAAGTACTCTAGTATTCTGAGCGCGGCGGGCACTACTTGATGTTCAATATAGTAGTTGACATCTATCAGCCTCGGATCCTTGGCAAGGTTGAAGGGTTCAGCCCTCTCGGATATCTTCCCGGCTCCTTTAACTATGACGAATCCTACTTTATCTCCTACATCTATCTTCAACCCTTTCTTCTCAAGCTTCCTCGCTGCGGAGACGTGAGGAGACTCCACATCATACTCCTCGATCTTCTTGGTCAGTGTTTTCCATATAATCAGTTTCTCAACAGGTATCTTGTTCTGCATTAGGTTTGCTATCACTGTTTTCACATATTCAACAGCCTTGTCAACGTTCTTCTCCTTTAGGAGGATACTTGTAATGTTCTCCTGAACCTCCTTAGCAAGCTCCGTCCAATCTCCTCTAACGGCTTCAAACCCTACTATGTCGATTCTGCCATCCGTTAAAAGTCCTGCGTAACGCTTCTTGGCCTCGGTGAAGAAGACTCTCTCATAGACCTTGTCTATCTTTATCTCGAAGCCCAGCTCCCTCTCAACGTATTCCACGAGGCTTCTAACCTTAACGGGGTCGTTTTCAACGAATAAGGAGTCGGTGTCGCCGTATATTACTTTCAAACCCATCTCCCTAGCCCTGTTGATCACAGCGGTGATAATTGTCCTCCCCCAGGCGGTAACGGCTTCGGCACACTCGCGGCAGTACCACCTAGCCCCGAGCCAGCCCATGTACCCGTAGGTCGCGTTAGCCAGTATTTTAACAGCTTTCTGCCTCTCATCAAGTAGCCTGTACTCCATGCTTGTCGGCGGGTATTTTTTCATCTCACTCCTCAACAGCTTTCTCAAGCTGAGAAGCATTGAGAGCACGTTTTTGAAGAAACCGGGTGGCTCCCTCCTGAAGCAGTGTCCAACCTCGGGCGCTATGTAGTGGCTGGCTATGCTGCACCCGTCTGGTTTTTCAATTGTATCGGGTCCTACGTTATACTTGATCATAATGTTCGGGTACATGCTTGTGAAGTCCAAGACAGCTATGTTCTCATGGATTCCTTTCAAAGGCGTTAAGACCACCGCTCCCTTGTACGTTTCAGCCTCCTTCTCCTCCCTGTTCGGTATTAACTCATTATTCAGTAACGCCTCGTGCATAAGGAACCACTCAAGCCTGTACCCCACGCTCGCAGCCCCAACCTGGTCTAGCGGGAGCCTAGTGATGTATGACAACTGCATTGCGAACGGGAGGAACTTATCGGCCAGTCCCATTGTCGAGCGGACGTCATCCTCGTTATACTTTAAGAGCAATCCTCTCTTAGAGGGGTCGTTCCAATACTTGGGGAAATCCACGTAGTCTATTAAAACCCTTGACTCCCTCTTCATGACGCCTAAGTAGTCTGCGACGACGTCGAGGCTTTTGATCTTGACCTCAGGTATCTCCTCCGCGAAATCGTAGAGGTCAACGTTCAACCTCCCCGCTATGGAGACATGCCCGTAAGTGCTTGTCGACGGGGGAGAATCCTTCTTCCTTCCCACATCTAGTTTCAAGCCTAGCACGCTGGCTCTTTCCAAGAGATACTGCCAGTCAAACCTGTTACTGTTGTACCCCACGATTATGTCTGGGTCGTATGTCTGGACGAACCTGGTGAACTCTATGATGGCGTTCTTGTCGTTGAAGCCGTCTGCCAGGAATTGCTTGAACACTCCATTGCTGGTTAGAACACCTATTATTATGACGGGGTCTCTTTCAGGCTTCGGAGTTCCTGTTTCATTATATACTTCTATGTCGAAGGCCATGATCCTGAGCTCAGGTGTTGACCAGTCCTCAAGAGGATTGATCTCGCCCTTAACCTCGTACTCCTCCTCAACCTTGTAAGACGGATTCCTTCCTCTAGCCTCAACCTCTGCCCTGTGCCACCCGCATGGTCTTAAATGGTGGTCGAGAATGTATCTCAGGCTGAACCTTATATCAGCCTCAACGACCTCAACGACCTCAGGTATCTCCTTAACCTTTTCTCTATACTTCCTGACATATTCAGGTATCACGGTGGTTATCTTTAAAGCGTTCACGGGTTTACCGTAAAATTTTTTCTCAACAGGCTCTACTTTTATGAGGGGTGAAGACCTTTCGGATAAGCTGATGATTTTTCTCGCAACGGCTTCGGCAGAGGCCTTCTCCCGTAGGATAGCGTAAAAGTATGGTCTAAACCTTTTATCCCTTAAAAGAACCCTTTTGCCATCCCTGCTAACGCCCCATATTATGATGTGGGGCTCCTGGGAAACCACTTCGTAGCTGACATCTAGCAGATAGAAATCCAGTAGCATGTGCTTCCCGTTAAAAATAATGTTTAAACAATCTCATAAACATGCTTCGAAAATGTGGTGTGGCTTGAAAATAATTGAGGAGGATTTGAAGAAGGGATGGGTTAAAATACTCGTTGAGGACGAGGACGACCTGTGGATTCTATACAACATTCTCAGTCCGGGCGATATCGTTTACGGGAGGACGAGCCGGGAGGTGAAGCAGGGGGAAGGGGGCTCGAGCAGGAGGGTTTCCATGACGCTGGGCTTGAGATTAGAGAAGCTCGAGTTCCAGGAGTTCTCAGACAGGCTGAGAGTGAGAGGTATTGTTGTAGACGGGCCAGAGGAGTTCGGGGTTAAGGGTCACTATCACACGATAAACCTCTCTCCTGGAGATACTTTAATAGTGTTTAAAGAGAAGTGGTCGGCCAGTGAGCTTGAAGCCTTGAGAAGGAGCTCTGTGAAGAAGAGGAGAGTGATGCTCGTAAACATTGATCATGATGAAGCGTGTATAGCCGTGTTGACTGAGCAGGGTGTTATCCAGCTCAGCGAAGCCTATGGGAGATTGCCTGGGAAAATGTATGCTAGCGGCTACGATACCTTGCTGAGGAATTACCTGGAGGAGGTGTTGAAGCTCGTCTCAGACTATGCTTCAAGAGAGAGGGTTGACGCTTTAGTAGTGGCGGGCCCGGGCGACTTGAAGAACACGCTCGCCGATCTCGCACGCTCAAGGGTGAAGGGTTTACCGGTATACGTTGACTCAACCTCTATAGGGGGTTGTAGTGGCTTAAACGAGCTCCTTAGGAGGGATGTTGTTAAGAAAGTAGTATCAGAGCTTTCAGTAATAAGAGCCCGAGAGGTTTTCGAGGTTTTCAAGAGACTAGTCGTGGAGCAGCCGGATAGGGTTGCATACGGGGTTGACGAAGCCTACTGCGCAGCGTTGATGAGCGCTGTAGACAAGCTCGTGGTCGTGTCAGAGCTGATCAAGAGCGGGGATGAAGGGGTTAGGAGCAAGGTCTTGGAAACCCTTGATAAAGCATTCTCATCGAAAGCCGATATCTGGATCATCCCGGGGAGAGCAGATATTGGTGTTGAGGTAAGCGGCTTCGGCGGCATTATCGCGGTTTTAAGATACCCGTTGCAGACCAGGACTTGCTAGCGCTGGAGAGCCCTCCTCACAATGCTGTTCCCCCTTGCAAGCTCCTGTATAGCGTCCTCGAAAGTCTCGTCAGGCTGCAATACGTGTTTAAGGAAAACCCCTGTCCTGCCAACGCTGTCCCTCCTGCTGAGAACCCTCACTCTTTCGAGAACTGTTTCAACGCTGACCCCAAGCTTCTCGGCGACAACACTCTCGAAACCTATCACCGGGGATTCCAAGTGCCCATTCTCAACCGGCTCAATCAATACAAGCTTCTTGTTAACCCCTGGAACCCGCCTCTCCCTGATCAATCCCTCCCTGTCGAGCAACCCTCCAAACCGGTAGAACTCGTACTCGCGGGGCTTTAAATTCGCAAGGGGGAAGCTCACGGTTCTACGCTCCTCATCATCTAAAACAACGTATGCTTTCGGAGTGTTAACGGGGGTTGCCATAACAATATACTTCTTCCTCACCTGGAGCCCGCTTAACTCTAGAACGTATTCCAGCTTGTACGATGGTATCGGGTAGGGTATGAAGACATCTATGTCGCTCCCTTCCCATACATCCCCTCTTGCAACGCTCCCATGCACCACGGGGTTTAAACCGGTCACGGCTAGCGCCTCAATTATTATAAGGGCTTCCCTTCTCAGACTCTGCAAGAGTCTCCAGTGAGCCTCGTCGTAAACAACCTCCCTGAACTCAGGGGTTTTCTGAACCTTCTCCCTAACCAAGACCCGGTTCCTCTTTCCGTTCTAACAATCAATATTTAAAATATATTTAACAATATTCTACCGTGGTGTGTTTAAATAAATGGACGCGTTCGCAACAGCGTTGGTTACGATTCTAGCCCTGTGGCTAGTGCTTAACGCGTTGTTCAAGCTTTCGAAAAAACACACAGGAAGCAACAGTGTGGAGTTGAAATACGGGTTTATTCTGATTGTTAGAAGGAAGTCGGCTTTGAGTACAAGCAGGGTTTTCAAAAGGTTGAGCTATGTTTTCACAGCATTGTTCGCGATTTCCCTCGGATTATTCCTTTACTTCTCCGTCAACACTGTTGTTTCAAGAATGATAAGCGATGCTCCCGGCGCAGTCCTATTGATCCCGGGGATTAACATAAAGGGTTTGGACGTGCTTTACTTTGTGATCGCTGTGAGTATTGCAGCTATCACTCACGAATACTTTCACGCTAAAACAGCCGTTAGCAATGATGTCGGGGTTAAGTCATTCGGGTTCATGGTCGCCTTCATTCTTCCACTAGCCTTCGTTGAAGTCTCCGAGGAGAGGTTCAATCCCTCGCCTTTGAGGGTTAAGGTGGGTATTCTGGCAGCGGGCGTTGCGGTAAACCTCATCATCGGACTATCCTTTCTAGCGATAATCCCGCTCTTGTCAACCCCTGCCCTATACGTGCTGGGGGTTGAGCAGGGGGGTTTGGCGGAATCCCTGGGTATATCGAGTGGGGATATACTGCTAACCGTTAACGGGACGAGGCTGACGAGTTTCGAGAGCTTGAGGAGCATTCTTTCAAGCAGTGACGAGGGCTTGCTGGTTTTAGAGGTGTTGAAGCCTAATGGGGAGGTGGTAGCTAAGCATTTCTACAAGAACAATACGCCCGTGAAGCTCGGCGTTAACTTGACCGAGACAAGAGTGCCGGCTGAGGGGCTAGCCAAGCCCCTCGGATATGCACTATCCACGGGGCTATTGAAAATGTTCTCATGGATATACCTGGTAAACTTCAACCTAGCACTGATCAACGCGGCCCCCATATTCATAACGGATGGCGGGAGAATAGTGTATGAGGTGTTGGGGGACAAGATCGGCTTGCTTATCAACAGCATGTGTACCGTAATCCTGGTGTTGATGATAGCCCCTATCCCATTCTAACCGGTGTAAAAACAGTTAATAAACTCCTGTGATAAAATATTAAAACGCCCGCGGGCCGTGGGGAGGGCCCAGTTTACTGGGTCAGACAACCATGCACCGCGTGGCTGGGGCCCTGTCAACCCCCACGTAAGGCAATGACCCCCGCCCCATGGGGCTTGCGGTGGCGGAGCCCTCTCCGGAGGGGGAGGGTGAACCGTCTTAACCGGGGGAACCCGGCCAGGCCCGGAAGGGAGCAACCTAACCCTGGCCGCAAGCGTTCATGGGTCACCGGGGCAGAGACCTGCGTGGAAGGGCTCTGGCAGGGCTCTCCACGCGGTGTATGGGGCTACGGTCCGCGGGTTGTTTAATCAATTATTTAAACACAGTGCTAGAGATAGGTTAATAAGCGTCGGAGACGCAATTTTAATGATCATGGTGGTTGAATGCATAGGGGATTATTCTCTATTCTACTACTAGTGATGTTACTGTTCAGCCTAGCGTTAATTCCTCCGAGGACGGAGTCGGCTCAGGAGAAAATATATCTAGCGCTCGTATGGCATTACCATCAACCATGGTATTACAGCGTGGACGAGTCCTATTTCACCCTGCCATGGGTCAGAATGCACAGTGTTGGAAACTATTACAAGATGGCTTACATCCTTAGCAAGTACCCTGATGTAAGGGCAACGTTCACGTTCTCCGGCTCACTGCTCGAGATGCTTGTCGACTATGTTGAGGACGGTAAAATGGATGTTAGACAGATCATATCGTGGAAGATTGTTAACGGGACTGTTAACAAGACCGAAGTATTCTCCATGCTGAGGACGCCGGGCGGATTCTTCGACATAAACTGGAACAGGATCGTAAACGTAATTCCAAGGTTCAGCGAGCTGAGAAGCCTCGCCCAGTCAGCATTTTCATCATGCACTGCGACGGCAATCTCTGAGCAGGAGCTTATAGACTGTGTCGTAAACCAGTTTACAGGCGGAAACCTGACGGGGCAGAACGTGGTTGATCTCGCAGTATTGTTCAACCTGTTCTGGATCGATCCAAGCGTTGCAGAGGAACAATACCCTGATATCTACCAGTTAATGAACCGCGCATACCAGTATAGTTCACCCGGCTTCACCGTTAGCGACCTGCAAAGGATTCTCGAAGTACACGAAGACATAATGTCGAGGATTACGCAGATCTATCGCAATCTATCCTCAACGGGGCAGGTCGAGCTGATACCAGTCCCGTACAGCCATCCGTTGGCACCAATCATTGTTGATTTCGGCTGGTCAGAGGATATTGAAGTACATGTGAACGTTAGCATAGAATTGTTTAAGAGACACTTCAACTACACCCCAGTTGGTGTATGGCCCGCAGAGCAGGCCGTGAACTCCTACGTCGTCGAGGCCTTTAGGAAGGCTGGGATCACCTGGACCATTACAGATGAGTCAATACTGGCTAAGACCGGGGTGTCCACGAGCGATATAAACAACCTGGGCGTCCCATGGTACATAGATTTCCCGTCAGGCAGGATATACGTGTTCTTTAGACATACTGAGCTGAGCAACCTGTTAAGCTTCCAGTACAGTAACTGGAACCATGTCGACGCGGTTAACGACTTCGTCAACAGGGTCTTATCGTTCAGGAGCCAGGCCGCCGGACCCAGACTCGTTGTGGTAGCGCTCGACGGTGAGAACCCCTGGGAGAACTACGAGAGGTTTGGAGACCTATTCCTCAACACGCTTTACCAGAAAATCACTGAGCTCCAGTCGCAGGGAGTTTTGGAAACCATAACCCCGCGCGAGTTCATAGAAAGATTCCCTGCGACCGCGAGGGAGCTCCCGCTTCGAAACTACCAGTACTTGGATCTTGCCGGGAAGGATATTTCAAACATCCCTGCTGTCGGCTACGGTGATGACTATGGAAGCCTCCCGAGAAAGACTGTCCAGGCAAGGTTGCCGGAGGGATCCTGGTCAGGCGGTGAAGTAACAATATGGATAGGTGATAGGCAGGAGAACGTTGCATGGATGTGGCTCGCCAAGGCTAGGAGCGACATACTGGGAGCGCTGGGCTTACAGAGCTTTAAACAACTGTATGAGCAGAGACCCGATATCGCTAGATACTTGCTGAAAGCGGAGGCAAGCGACTGGTGGTGGTGGTACGGTGGAGACGGGGGAGGATCCCCTGAGACTTTCGACCCAATATTCAAAGCATACTTGAAAGCGGCATACGAGCTCGCAGGCCTCACAGCCCCGGATTATCTTAGCGTTAAAGCATACCCTGATGGCAGGCCGATAGGCTCGTTAAACACCAATATTCCAAGCCCCGTAGACGCCCAGGTCACAATTGACGGGGTGTTCGAAAGCCTGTGGTGGAACAGCGTATCCCGCGGAGCCGGCTTGAACATTACGGTAGGATCAACCTATGTTAGAAACGCTTTCATACTGTTCGACCCAGGGAGGCTCTACATCGGCTTCAATGTTTCGGCGACAGGGATAGATCTCAGCAAGCTGGCAGTAGCCATATATTTCACATCCTCGAACACCTCACTATCCCCGTTAAGCCCAGGCTACAACATCTATCCGAGGCACACCCCGGTTGACTTGGGGATATACCTTGTGAGAGAGGTTTTAATCTACCCGGCGAACTCCACGGTGAAGGTTAACGTGGCTGGCGGAAGCGGCTCATGGATCAGCGTGGGAGACGGCGTAGGAGCCGCACACTCCCAGGGTGGTTTAACAGGATTTGAAGCAGCTGTTCCGTGGAACCTGCTAGGGATACCTAGGGGAGAATACACCTACTTAGCGGCGGCAGTCTATTATGATAATGCACTAGTTGAATGGTCTCCGAGACTTGGACTGGTGCATCAGTTGCAGGTTCCAGTAGAGGCTGTAACAGGAAACATAGTGTTCGAAATGGATGACCCAATAGGAGACGATGATGGCGCGGGAGGCTATACCTACCCGACCAACCCCGTGTTCGCGCCAGGAGTGTTCGACCTGGTTAAGTTCCAGGTTGTTGACGCCGGGGATAAGGTAGTGTTCACTATAACCTTCAGAAACCTCGGCGGCAACCCGTGGGGAGGTCCCAACGGATGGAGCATGCAGCAGGTGCACATATATGTTCACACAACAATGAGCGGCGGTAAAACCGATACCTTTGGTTTAAACGTGAAAATAGCTGAAGAGCATGCCTGGCACATGGCCCTCATCGTTGCGCCCGGCTGGGGCACGGACCCTGTTCCAATAGGGGAGAAGACAGGGATATACTACTACGACAAGGAGTCGCCAACTGCTCAGGAAGGGGATTTCAAAGCATACGCTGACACAGGTAATAACAGGATCATAGTGGAGGTACCCAAGTCAATGCTCTACGACACCGGCAACATTGACAAGTGGATATATGTTGTAGCGGTGACGAGCCACGACGGCTACTCGCCAACCAGGATAAGAGCGTTCCAAGTTGGCGGTGGAGAATGGGTTGTGGGCGTTCCATCAGACTATGCTGTGGCAGTTCTCAACGGTGTCCTCCCCTATGTTCTCGACTTGCTGGCTGAAACCAAGGAGGATCAGTACAGCATGCTTAAGAGCTACAGCATCGAAGCCAAGGCTCTTGCCACGTTGAGAGGAGTTGGAGCATATGTGCCGCCCACTGAGACGACAACGACTCCTACAACAACTACCGAGACAACCACACCCACTACTACGCCGACAGTGACAACCCCGACAAACACAACACCATCTCCCACGACAATTCCTGAGGCAACAATTCCTGAGACGACAACTCCGGCACAGTCCTTCGACTACACTTTAATCATCATCGTAGTAGTAGTGCTGATAGCGGTGGGGGTAGTAGCCTTCCTCTACATGAAGAGGAGGCCTTAGGGAATTTTTTTTCTTGTAAACACATCTATATTCTTGGGGTGTTGTTAACCTTGGCACGAGTGAGGCTTGAAAAGGTTGTTAAAAAATATGGCAAAGTAGTAGCTGTTGACCATGTAGATCTCGACATTAAGGATGGTGAATTCTTCTCACTCCTAGGCCCATCGGGTTGCGGGAAGACAACTACCCTGAGACTTATAGCGGGTTTGGAGTTTCCGGACGAGGGTTTCATATATATTGACGACAGGGTTGTTAACGATGTCCACCCCAAGGACAGGGATATAGCAATGGTTTTCCAAAACTACGCTCTCTACCCTCACATGACGGTTTTCGAGAACATAGCTTTCCCGCTTGAAACGCGCAGGAGGGTTCTCAACCTGTCGAAGGATGAGATTAGGAAGAGGGTTTTGGAGACTGCAAGATTCCTAGGTATTGAAGAGTTGCTCGATAGGTATCCCTCCCAGCTGAGCGGTGGTCAGCAACAAAGGGTTGCGCTGGCAAGGGCCCTTGTGAGGAAGCCGAAGGTTTGGCTACTGGACGAGCCCTTGAGCAACCTGGATGCTAAGCTTAGAGTGTTGATGAGGAGTGAGCTGAAGAGGCTTCAAAAACAGTTAGGAATAACTACGATATATGTGACTCACGACCAGGTTGAGGCTATGGGCATGGCTGACAGGATTGCAGTGATGAAC
This is a stretch of genomic DNA from Thermosphaera aggregans DSM 11486. It encodes these proteins:
- a CDS encoding dolichol kinase, whose product is MLEGLSTEVLIKESIYTAILFIWVLIVVIPLTKFTYNVMVKKGTTHIKAVYYNRKIIHILAGGVVSIMIPLLGYTTPLTIIPMLILLFLATYIPHKTGKLLYWFQDPDNINEVNFVIMWGAVMITSWVVFKDWVYGVVPVAFMSFGDGITGIVRNALYNKRNKSWFGNLAMAIVTVPVGQIILGLPGAFAGLVASIVEHFEIHSKIDDNITVPLVSFLIILGFRLFGI
- a CDS encoding DNA-directed DNA polymerase, which translates into the protein MLLDFYLLDVSYEVVSQEPHIIIWGVSRDGKRVLLRDKRFRPYFYAILREKASAEAVARKIISLSERSSPLIKVEPVEKKFYGKPVNALKITTVIPEYVRKYREKVKEIPEVVEVVEADIRFSLRYILDHHLRPCGWHRAEVEARGRNPSYKVEEEYEVKGEINPLEDWSTPELRIMAFDIEVYNETGTPKPERDPVIIIGVLTSNGVFKQFLADGFNDKNAIIEFTRFVQTYDPDIIVGYNSNRFDWQYLLERASVLGLKLDVGRKKDSPPSTSTYGHVSIAGRLNVDLYDFAEEIPEVKIKSLDVVADYLGVMKRESRVLIDYVDFPKYWNDPSKRGLLLKYNEDDVRSTMGLADKFLPFAMQLSYITRLPLDQVGAASVGYRLEWFLMHEALLNNELIPNREEKEAETYKGAVVLTPLKGIHENIAVLDFTSMYPNIMIKYNVGPDTIEKPDGCSIASHYIAPEVGHCFRREPPGFFKNVLSMLLSLRKLLRSEMKKYPPTSMEYRLLDERQKAVKILANATYGYMGWLGARWYCRECAEAVTAWGRTIITAVINRAREMGLKVIYGDTDSLFVENDPVKVRSLVEYVERELGFEIKIDKVYERVFFTEAKKRYAGLLTDGRIDIVGFEAVRGDWTELAKEVQENITSILLKEKNVDKAVEYVKTVIANLMQNKIPVEKLIIWKTLTKKIEEYDVESPHVSAARKLEKKGLKIDVGDKVGFVIVKGAGKISERAEPFNLAKDPRLIDVNYYIEHQVVPAALRILEYFGITENDLRKITSTAGRKSLFDYLGKH
- a CDS encoding mRNA surveillance protein pelota, which encodes MKIIEEDLKKGWVKILVEDEDDLWILYNILSPGDIVYGRTSREVKQGEGGSSRRVSMTLGLRLEKLEFQEFSDRLRVRGIVVDGPEEFGVKGHYHTINLSPGDTLIVFKEKWSASELEALRRSSVKKRRVMLVNIDHDEACIAVLTEQGVIQLSEAYGRLPGKMYASGYDTLLRNYLEEVLKLVSDYASRERVDALVVAGPGDLKNTLADLARSRVKGLPVYVDSTSIGGCSGLNELLRRDVVKKVVSELSVIRAREVFEVFKRLVVEQPDRVAYGVDEAYCAALMSAVDKLVVVSELIKSGDEGVRSKVLETLDKAFSSKADIWIIPGRADIGVEVSGFGGIIAVLRYPLQTRTC
- a CDS encoding nucleotidyltransferase domain-containing protein translates to MVREKVQKTPEFREVVYDEAHWRLLQSLRREALIIIEALAVTGLNPVVHGSVARGDVWEGSDIDVFIPYPIPSYKLEYVLELSGLQVRKKYIVMATPVNTPKAYVVLDDEERRTVSFPLANLKPREYEFYRFGGLLDREGLIRERRVPGVNKKLVLIEPVENGHLESPVIGFESVVAEKLGVSVETVLERVRVLSRRDSVGRTGVFLKHVLQPDETFEDAIQELARGNSIVRRALQR
- a CDS encoding site-2 protease family protein — encoded protein: MDAFATALVTILALWLVLNALFKLSKKHTGSNSVELKYGFILIVRRKSALSTSRVFKRLSYVFTALFAISLGLFLYFSVNTVVSRMISDAPGAVLLIPGINIKGLDVLYFVIAVSIAAITHEYFHAKTAVSNDVGVKSFGFMVAFILPLAFVEVSEERFNPSPLRVKVGILAAGVAVNLIIGLSFLAIIPLLSTPALYVLGVEQGGLAESLGISSGDILLTVNGTRLTSFESLRSILSSSDEGLLVLEVLKPNGEVVAKHFYKNNTPVKLGVNLTETRVPAEGLAKPLGYALSTGLLKMFSWIYLVNFNLALINAAPIFITDGGRIVYEVLGDKIGLLINSMCTVILVLMIAPIPF
- a CDS encoding glucodextranase DOMON-like domain-containing protein translates to MHRGLFSILLLVMLLFSLALIPPRTESAQEKIYLALVWHYHQPWYYSVDESYFTLPWVRMHSVGNYYKMAYILSKYPDVRATFTFSGSLLEMLVDYVEDGKMDVRQIISWKIVNGTVNKTEVFSMLRTPGGFFDINWNRIVNVIPRFSELRSLAQSAFSSCTATAISEQELIDCVVNQFTGGNLTGQNVVDLAVLFNLFWIDPSVAEEQYPDIYQLMNRAYQYSSPGFTVSDLQRILEVHEDIMSRITQIYRNLSSTGQVELIPVPYSHPLAPIIVDFGWSEDIEVHVNVSIELFKRHFNYTPVGVWPAEQAVNSYVVEAFRKAGITWTITDESILAKTGVSTSDINNLGVPWYIDFPSGRIYVFFRHTELSNLLSFQYSNWNHVDAVNDFVNRVLSFRSQAAGPRLVVVALDGENPWENYERFGDLFLNTLYQKITELQSQGVLETITPREFIERFPATARELPLRNYQYLDLAGKDISNIPAVGYGDDYGSLPRKTVQARLPEGSWSGGEVTIWIGDRQENVAWMWLAKARSDILGALGLQSFKQLYEQRPDIARYLLKAEASDWWWWYGGDGGGSPETFDPIFKAYLKAAYELAGLTAPDYLSVKAYPDGRPIGSLNTNIPSPVDAQVTIDGVFESLWWNSVSRGAGLNITVGSTYVRNAFILFDPGRLYIGFNVSATGIDLSKLAVAIYFTSSNTSLSPLSPGYNIYPRHTPVDLGIYLVREVLIYPANSTVKVNVAGGSGSWISVGDGVGAAHSQGGLTGFEAAVPWNLLGIPRGEYTYLAAAVYYDNALVEWSPRLGLVHQLQVPVEAVTGNIVFEMDDPIGDDDGAGGYTYPTNPVFAPGVFDLVKFQVVDAGDKVVFTITFRNLGGNPWGGPNGWSMQQVHIYVHTTMSGGKTDTFGLNVKIAEEHAWHMALIVAPGWGTDPVPIGEKTGIYYYDKESPTAQEGDFKAYADTGNNRIIVEVPKSMLYDTGNIDKWIYVVAVTSHDGYSPTRIRAFQVGGGEWVVGVPSDYAVAVLNGVLPYVLDLLAETKEDQYSMLKSYSIEAKALATLRGVGAYVPPTETTTTPTTTTETTTPTTTPTVTTPTNTTPSPTTIPEATIPETTTPAQSFDYTLIIIVVVVLIAVGVVAFLYMKRRP
- a CDS encoding ABC transporter ATP-binding protein; translated protein: MARVRLEKVVKKYGKVVAVDHVDLDIKDGEFFSLLGPSGCGKTTTLRLIAGLEFPDEGFIYIDDRVVNDVHPKDRDIAMVFQNYALYPHMTVFENIAFPLETRRRVLNLSKDEIRKRVLETARFLGIEELLDRYPSQLSGGQQQRVALARALVRKPKVWLLDEPLSNLDAKLRVLMRSELKRLQKQLGITTIYVTHDQVEAMGMADRIAVMNKGRVAQVGTPEELYSRPADIFVATFIGSPPMNLIQCTIVEKQPLEYIVPPELEGGILGSGRVSTSTVLECREGLNIPLDPSLGSRLLGEGESEVYLGVRPEDTLVFKEARQGLGVLKTRVEVVEPLGSETILNIKMGEDLLKIRQPAGLVFQPGEEVYLEFNLRKALLFSRKNGRLLA